From the genome of Hymenobacter gelipurpurascens:
GGCCTTCAGCAGGTGCAGGGCCAAGCGTAGGGCGGTTTTCTTCCCAATGCCCGGCAGCCTCGATAATTCACCAACGGCGTTTTCTATCAGTTTGGAAGGAAATTCCATTCAGGTCAAAAAGAAGTAAAAATGAGCTGTTATCCAGGACCTGCGGTAGTACGCCTACAGGCCTACAGCTAAACAACACTTCCTACCGGATAGGTCCGTTGGGGTGCCCGAGACAGCAGATATTTTTAAGAATTCCGCTAAAGAATATCAGCCGAAATTCCCCGGTCGTGGATGGCGGTGCACATACCCGTCAGCTCATCGTAGGCACCATGCTTTACTGTGCACTGTCCTTTGTAATGAATGAGCAGCGTGCACTGCTCGGCCTGCTCGGGCTCGTGGCCACACACATCAATGAGGGTTTTGATGACGTGGTCGAAGGTATTGATATCATCGTTGTACACGATAAGGTCGCGCACGTCGGTGGTTTCTTCCAGGAGCAGAACGTCCTCGTCGTACTCGATTTGCGGTTTGCTGTTCATGGCACAAAAATACAGAAAAACGGGCGAAAAGCCGGTTTTGAGGTTTCAACTGGCCTACTATAACTCCCTTGCCTGTAGAATCGTTTCGGGCAACTATAGCAATTCGCTAATAGCTGCGAAAGCTGAGCGCCAAACGACCTACGGAAGTGGCCTAGCCAGCCGCGTTGCGAATTCTGCCGTACTTTTCGGGTCTGCGTCTGCCTTCCGGCAATTGCCGTATCCTGCCTGTCACCACTCCACTTATCAGCCCTTTCCTGATGCCTGTTCCGTCCGCTGATTTTAAACGTGCCCTCAAACGTTTGTCCGACAAGGAAAAGGAAACCCTGCTCCTGCGCGCTGCCCGCCGCGACGCTGAGCTGTATGATACCCTCAGCTTTGAGCTGCTACCTGAAGTAACTGTAGAAACTGTATTCGAACAGGCTTCCGACCAGATTCATGAGCTGTTTGCCGTAGGTGCCACTGGCCGCCTGCTCAACCGCAGCCTCACGAAGGCGCTTCAGAAAGCCGGTAAAGAGGTAGCGCGTGCCCGCCGCATCACGAAAGACAAGCGGCTGGAAGTTGACCTGAACCTCTACACGCTGCGGCACATCTTCGAGAACTACACGGGCCAGTTTGAGAGCGTATATGCGGGCTTCTACACGAGCACAGCGCGCTTAGCGGCCCGCACGACGCAGCTGGTACTCCAAAATCTGCACGAAGACCTGTGGCTGGAATACAAAGCCGAGCTGGATGACTTTCTGCAGCAGCTACATAGCCGCGCCAAAAGCCGCAGCCTCAAGTTTGAGCTGCCCCGGGAGCTAGTGCTGCCAGAGTAAGGCTGGCTTATACAGTTAAGCAGGAAAAAGGTTTATAATCTGATCATGATAATATATAATTGATGCATGAATATTTATATTCATGTTTTATTCTACTGCTTTCCCGAATATTTTTGACGGCTGGTTTTTTAGCCTCCAGTTGATCAAGTCGTTTCATCCTTTTTTCTACTATATGTTCAAAAACTTTACTCGTTTCATGGTAGCCGCTTCCCTTCTGACGGCTACTGGCTGTGCAGGCAGCTACCACGCCATCAATCCGGATCGTATTAACACCTATCAGGCGGCAACCGCTGCCGCTGCTCCTGTCGGTTTCAGCTATCACTATAGCGCGCTGCTCAGCACAGGGCCCAATAAAAAATACGTAAAAAAGGAGCGTCAGAAAGGCTACCAAGTGGTGGCAGTTCAGCTAAAAAACAATACCAACGCCGACCTGAACTTCGCTCGCGACATGGAGCTGACCTTCGGCGACCGGGTCATTACGCCGGTGCCTAATGTGCAAGCCGCCAATGATTTGAAGCAAGGCGTGGCTATTTATCTTCTTTATTTACTGCTCAACTTCAATGTAGGCAGCGTTATGACGGTGAACGGCCAGATTGTAGAAGACAACCGAACTTTTATTCCTACGGGCCCTTTCATTGCCGGTGGCAACATGCTAGGGGCGAGTGGTGCTAATAAAAACCTTCGTCGGGAGTTCATCAAGTACG
Proteins encoded in this window:
- a CDS encoding ATP-dependent Clp protease adaptor ClpS codes for the protein MNSKPQIEYDEDVLLLEETTDVRDLIVYNDDINTFDHVIKTLIDVCGHEPEQAEQCTLLIHYKGQCTVKHGAYDELTGMCTAIHDRGISADIL